Proteins encoded by one window of Microtus pennsylvanicus isolate mMicPen1 chromosome 18, mMicPen1.hap1, whole genome shotgun sequence:
- the LOC142837331 gene encoding large ribosomal subunit protein uL5-like: MSQDQGEKENPMPELRIHKLCLNICVGESGDRLTRAAKVLEQLTGQTPVFSKARYTVRSFGIRRNEKIAVHCTVCGAKAEEILEKGLKVREYELRKNNFSDTGNFGFGIQEHIDLGIKYDPSIGIYGLDFYVVLGRPGFSIADKKRRTGCIGAKHRISKEEAMRWFQQKYDEIILPGK; the protein is encoded by the coding sequence ATGTCGCAAGATCAAGGTGAAAAGGAGAACCCCATGCCAGAACTTCGCATCCACAAGCTCTGCCTCAATATCTGTGTTGGGGAGAGCGGGGACAGACTGACCCGGGCAGCCAAGGTGTTGGAGCAGCTCACAGGCCAGACACCTGTCTTTTCCAAAGCTAGGTACACCGTGAGGTCCTTCGGCATCAGGAGAAATGAAAAGATTGCTGTTCATTGTACTGTCTGTGGAGCCAAGGCAGAAGAGATTCTGGAGAAAGGCCTGAAGGTGCGCGAGTATGAGTTGCGGAAAAATAACTTCTCAGATACTGGGAACTTCGGCTTTGGGATTCAAGAACACATTGACCTGGGCATCAAATATGACCCAAGCATTGGGATCTACGGCCTGGACTTCTATGTGGTGCTGGGCAGGCCAGGTTTCAGCATCGCAGACAAGAAGCGCAGGACAGGCTGCATTGGGGCCAAACACAGAATCAGCAAAGAGGAAGCCATGCGCTGGTTCCAGCAGAAGTACGATGAGATCATCCTTCCTGGCAAATAA